In one window of Nicotiana tabacum cultivar K326 chromosome 12, ASM71507v2, whole genome shotgun sequence DNA:
- the LOC107824386 gene encoding protein DCL, chloroplastic, which yields MASICTSNHPNFHFLCRNNPNSNPNPSSISHHHLLLAPSSLSFSRLRLCHCAAVKTGSESGGVRSDNAELLRKPVISTGLESSSSSAGEELVKEEEESDDDVEKKSGDEQNWVDWEDQILEDTVPLVGFVRMILHSGKYAVGDRLSPDHQRTILQRLLPYHPECEEKIGSGVDYITVGYHPDFESSRCLFIVRKDGELIDFSYWKCIKGLIRKNYPLYADSFILRHFRRRRHND from the exons ATGGCTTCAATTTGCACTTCAAATCACCCAAATTTTCACTTCCTATGCAGAAACAACCCTAattcaaaccctaaccctagttcAATCTCTCATCATCACCTACTACTAGCTCcgtcttctctctctttctcccgTTTGCGGTTGTGCCATTGCGCGGCGGTGAAGACCGGTTCTGAAAGCGGTGGGGTTCGGAGCGATAACGCGGAGCTGTTGCGGAAGCCGGTGATTTCGACGGGGTTGGAGTCGTCGTCGTCGTCAGCCGGCGAGGAGTTGgtaaaggaggaggaggagtctGATGATGACGTTGAGAAGAAGAGTGGAGATGAACAAAATTGGGTCGATTGGGAGGACCAGATTTTGGAGGATACTGTGCCGCTTGTTGGTTTTGTTAGAATGATTCTTCATTCTGGAAA ATATGCAGTTGGCGATAGGTTAAGTCCTGATCATCAGAGAACTATTCTACAAAGGTTACTTCCATATCATCCCGAATGTGAAGAGAAGATTGGCTCTGGAGTTGATTACATTACT GTAGGGTACCATCCTGATTTTGAAAGCTCAAGGTGTTTATTTATTGTTCGGAAGGATGGTGAATTGATTGACTTCTCATACTGGAAATGCATAAAGGGGTTAATCAGAAAAAACTATCCACTCTACGCTGACAGCTTTATTCTCAGGCATTTTCGGAGGCGTAGACATAATGACTGA